ACTtggctaggttttttttttttgtcccggGTTTAGCACGGTTCTAATAGAAGTGTCTAGAAAGTCACGAAGCGGCCTGGCGTTCACGAGGTAAGGCGGCGATCacgcaaaaaaaataaaagaaagggggaaaaagcgCGTTTCTACGATTTGGCTATCGGAACGCGTGAAATGATTTTCcgacattttttatttcagttctcGGTCGCTTGTCGGTGAGAATGCGCGTTCGCGTCAAAGGAAGTCCAGCTTTCTTTGTCCAATGCGCGGTCATGAATGGCGTCTCCGCCAGTGCGGGAGAGTtctcatgttaaaaaaaaacaaaactcagtGGCTAAAACGGTTTCATGACCGGAAatctgtttatattaatgacGAGCGTTTATATGTTCAACACCAAAACACTGCACTGTTCTCACCTGATAATAAACCTGTGCTGTACGGCTAAACGCTTATATGGTTCCCAGGAAGTAGCGCTAGTTAGCCTGTTAGCTTGTGGTCTTGTCACGAAGCTAGTTAAGCTAGATAGCTAGCTTAATCACTAGTTACCCGCTGTTGACAGTTTAAGCAGTCGAAGTTGTAGCTGAAACACGCGTTCTAACTAGAGCcggggtgtttttatttatttttattaatctcGCAAGAGACTTTtagttgatttttatttagttttgttttggcCACAGGTTTGTTGTTAGCTGTTTTGAGCTAgctgagtgagtgagggagggagggagtgcgcgcgcgcgtgaGCGAGTCCATAACAGTAGGGCTCGAGCTCTCGAGTCCCacaattaatttattcaaataCATTCCAGAgtatatttgcatattcacGTTGTACAAGAAGTTGAATAATGAAACAATGTGGAGTTTGTATATGCATATGTaatcatgtatttaaaaaagaaatgatttaaTTGGCATTAATTAAGTGGCGTGAGAAaatattgccttttttttttttttttttttttttttaataaatcttttaatgTATTCCAAAAATGATGCAAGTCATTCAAGATACACCATTTTATATGCAATAATgaagtcggggggggggggattttattttatttattttttaaaaattgattcCTCCTTACCTTTAGGATCAGCGGTCATGTCTGGCATAGCTCTGAGTCGACTCGCACAAGAGCGGAAAGCATGGAGGAAAGATCACCCTTTCGTGAGtttctctccatcacacacaatGTAGTGCACATATACACCATGTTCCTTTATGTCAGGATTTCAGGACACTTTCATGTAAATTTAAGCTGTGACGGTCTTCTCTAGGGCTTCGTTGCTGTTCCAACTAAGAACCCTGATGGTACGATGAACCTGATGAATTGGGAATGCGCCATTCCAGGGAAGAAGGGGGTAAGACTTCATCATcggcttgtttttatttaaaaaaaaaaaaaaaaggacgcgTACATATTCTTTTGAAACGATGTAACCTGATTAACCTTACTACTTCTCTTCGGTTCATTTGTAGACTCCGTGGGAAGGAGGTCTGTTTAAGTTAAGGATGCTCTTCAAAGACGATTACCCGTCATCTCCTCCGAAATGTACGTTCCACGCAGGTCTTCGCTTGTTTATCTGTAAAAGGACGTTTTAATAAACTGTGGCTTTCTTGTATGCCGAGATGTTTCGTATTGACAGATGTTCAGCTGTCTCAAACGTAAGTCAGGAATAAGACGCAATTCTAGGAAAAATAATCCGTGACGCAGTGTCGTGATGCTGTGTCTTTAGGTCTTAAAAATCAATTTTGAGCTGTATGAAGATGCTGAAGAGCTTAAGCACCCCAAAAACCaataaagcactttttttttccttcttttttccgTCTGTCAGGTAAATTCGAACCACCGCTGTTTCATCCGAACGTGTACCCATCGGGAACCGTGTGCCTCTCCATTTTAGAGGAGGACAAAGACTGGAGACCTGCTATCACGATCAAACAGGTAACGCGCATACTTAACGCTTATAAGTTAGACGTTTTCAGGAAATAATTTGGGGCATGTAATTCAgctgattcagaaacatttctcgTTGGACACATCGAGACTGATGCTGTTTTCACACTAGAAGGCGGCAAAGTCGCAGGCATTTTCTGTGTAAGCATGAGACACCGAGTCACAAGGGTTTCTGCATGATTATAGCCATTAGAGCAGTATACAGATTCATTACGGCACTGTAACTACATTAGTGCAGCTCCGCAAATTCGGTTAAACTCGAGTGAGCTTTCCTCCGCAATTAagcgttatttatttaatcattagACAACTGTTAATCTGTGGATATTTTGGGTGaattatgtttttgttgttccGCAGATTCTTTTGGGAATCCAGGAGCTTTTAAATGAGCCCAATATTCAGGACCCGGCCCAGGCAGAGGCTTATACCATATActggtgagacacacacacacacgcatgcatgcgTGCACTACATAAATATTCCCTTGTGGTACCATTTTAACATCCATCCTTATAGGACTTGTCTGGTTTGTCAAACGAAGCAGGGGACGTTTCTTAACATGTGCCGTTTTTGTTTCCAGCCAGAACAGAGTGGAGTATGAGAAGAGGGTCCGAGCACAAGCCAAAAAGTTCTCTCCCTCAtagatggacggacggacggatggataaTTCCGAGGGAAAGTGTCAGCACTCGTTTATTTTCcgtcttcttcctcctcctctcctctactTGCTGGGACTGAAAGGACTTGGCGTGATGTCTGTGCCATCTGCCCCATCCCCACAGGCTCCACCCCCTTCTGATAGTGATGTCACAAACACAGCCCCTGCCCCCTGACAACCCCTCTGCAGGACAGCCCCTGCCTCGCTTTATCGTCGGCCAATCAGAAACGGACCTCATCTATTTCCCTAtccccccccttcccccaaaTCCCCCTCCTCCAGTCAATGCAA
This genomic window from Ictalurus punctatus breed USDA103 chromosome 1, Coco_2.0, whole genome shotgun sequence contains:
- the ube2ib gene encoding SUMO-conjugating enzyme UBC9-A — encoded protein: MSGIALSRLAQERKAWRKDHPFGFVAVPTKNPDGTMNLMNWECAIPGKKGTPWEGGLFKLRMLFKDDYPSSPPKCKFEPPLFHPNVYPSGTVCLSILEEDKDWRPAITIKQILLGIQELLNEPNIQDPAQAEAYTIYCQNRVEYEKRVRAQAKKFSPS